A region from the Brevibacterium paucivorans genome encodes:
- the cas2e gene encoding type I-E CRISPR-associated endoribonuclease Cas2e, which yields MIVIVLSSCPTGLRGDLTKWALEVSAGVFVGNVSARVRELLWQRIEETAGTGQALMVWPAQNEQRLQFRTKEHKWEPVDLDGLTFMRRPAPESGYGRKTMQGGWSKARAIRNASKYSKYR from the coding sequence ATGATTGTCATTGTGCTTTCGTCATGCCCAACCGGCTTACGAGGCGACTTAACCAAGTGGGCGCTTGAGGTTTCAGCAGGCGTTTTCGTTGGCAACGTGAGTGCGCGAGTCAGGGAGCTGCTGTGGCAACGGATCGAAGAAACAGCAGGCACCGGGCAAGCGCTCATGGTGTGGCCAGCGCAAAACGAGCAACGGTTGCAATTCAGAACAAAAGAACACAAATGGGAACCTGTCGACTTAGACGGGCTCACTTTTATGAGACGACCCGCACCAGAGTCCGGGTACGGGCGAAAAACCATGCAAGGCGGTTGGAGCAAAGCGCGTGCCATTAGAAACGCGTCTAAGTACTCCAAATATAGGTAG
- the cas1e gene encoding type I-E CRISPR-associated endonuclease Cas1e, which yields MAEIVPPSVKELGRVRDRLSFVYVERCVLHRDSNAITATDQQGTVHIPAAMVGALLIGPGVRASHAAVALLGSCGVTVAWIGEGAVRCYATGRPLARSSRMLEAQARAFSNQSERLRVARQMYELRFPGEDVSGLTMQQLRGREGARVRALYRNESARTGVEWDRRDFDPTAFDAGDDINRALSAANACLYGTVTAVINALGMTPGLGFVHVGNTQSFTYDVADLVKAETSIPAAFDAVAHADGQPDRTVRALLRDRLVRAGVMDRLVKILQLLFLEASEVEDEPEYFYNDELSLWSGRGEQRLPSGENHWERFS from the coding sequence ATGGCTGAGATCGTTCCGCCTTCTGTAAAGGAGCTAGGCAGAGTTCGTGATCGGCTGTCGTTTGTGTATGTCGAGCGGTGTGTCTTACATCGTGACTCGAACGCAATTACGGCAACAGATCAGCAAGGCACCGTACACATTCCAGCTGCAATGGTGGGGGCGCTACTGATCGGGCCCGGGGTTCGTGCGTCCCATGCAGCCGTGGCGTTGCTAGGTAGCTGCGGTGTCACCGTTGCGTGGATTGGGGAAGGGGCGGTCCGATGCTATGCCACCGGCCGGCCCCTTGCCCGATCATCGCGGATGCTTGAAGCTCAAGCTCGAGCGTTTTCAAACCAGTCAGAACGTTTGCGTGTCGCGAGGCAAATGTATGAGTTGCGGTTTCCCGGTGAAGACGTATCTGGACTTACGATGCAGCAGTTGCGGGGGCGCGAAGGAGCTCGAGTCCGTGCGCTTTACCGCAATGAGTCCGCTCGGACCGGTGTTGAGTGGGATAGGCGTGACTTCGACCCCACGGCGTTCGACGCTGGGGACGACATTAACCGCGCACTGTCAGCAGCGAATGCATGCCTATACGGAACAGTTACAGCTGTAATCAATGCACTGGGAATGACGCCTGGGCTCGGTTTCGTGCACGTTGGAAACACGCAGAGTTTTACTTATGACGTAGCTGACCTAGTGAAAGCAGAGACGAGTATTCCGGCCGCGTTTGATGCTGTCGCGCATGCAGACGGTCAACCAGATCGTACGGTAAGGGCGTTGCTTCGTGACCGTTTAGTGCGGGCTGGCGTGATGGACAGGCTCGTAAAAATCTTGCAGTTGTTGTTTTTAGAAGCTAGCGAGGTTGAAGACGAACCAGAGTACTTCTACAACGATGAGCTGTCGCTGTGGTCTGGTCGAGGCGAACAGCGTTTGCCCAGCGGCGAGAACCATTGGGAGCGGTTCTCATGA
- the cas6e gene encoding type I-E CRISPR-associated protein Cas6/Cse3/CasE, with amino-acid sequence MYFSKVLINPELRKSRAMLADPHITHGMATKAVPPHLQSSDDGRILWRIDRNDTETALYLVTPVLPRLDHIVEQVGWPSAPAQTTDYVRLLDSLTRGQEFAFKVTLNPVKAIKDEQGRRHKVPHVSAKHQMQWFLDRVEGWGFRIANSTHDDQNTAVGEESSLNGIPANVNIVRREELRFNRKNSHAGRDRVVHRVATFEGLLEVTDAEQLRHALCHGMGRAKAYGCGLMTLARV; translated from the coding sequence ATGTATTTCAGCAAAGTACTGATTAATCCTGAGCTGCGGAAGAGTCGCGCTATGCTGGCCGATCCACATATCACTCACGGGATGGCGACAAAGGCGGTCCCACCGCACTTGCAAAGCTCTGACGATGGTCGAATCTTGTGGAGAATTGACCGCAATGACACCGAGACAGCACTGTATTTAGTTACCCCTGTACTGCCCAGGCTCGACCACATTGTGGAGCAAGTTGGGTGGCCTTCAGCCCCTGCCCAGACTACGGATTACGTCCGGCTCCTTGACAGTCTGACGCGTGGTCAGGAGTTTGCTTTCAAAGTGACATTGAATCCGGTGAAAGCGATCAAGGACGAGCAGGGCAGACGCCACAAGGTTCCGCATGTTTCAGCGAAACACCAAATGCAGTGGTTTCTCGACCGCGTAGAAGGGTGGGGTTTTCGAATCGCAAATTCTACCCATGATGATCAGAACACAGCGGTGGGAGAAGAGTCTTCGCTGAACGGAATCCCAGCAAATGTGAACATTGTGCGTCGTGAAGAACTGCGGTTCAACCGGAAGAACAGCCATGCAGGCCGTGACCGCGTTGTGCATCGGGTGGCGACGTTCGAGGGTCTTCTTGAGGTAACTGATGCCGAACAGTTAAGGCACGCACTTTGTCACGGAATGGGGAGAGCTAAAGCGTACGGATGCGGTCTTATGACATTGGCTCGCGTGTAG
- the cas5e gene encoding type I-E CRISPR-associated protein Cas5/CasD, which yields MKTLVLNLSGPLQSWGVGSRFSRRSTQTEPSKSGVLGLLAAAQGRPREASLDDLAALSLAVRVDMPGELVEDFHTARAPRSQSSNLSWRHYRSDAAYVATVTGNDELVAGLSDALREPKFPLYMGRRSCPAPLNLVGGLVDKGDAEEVLRDLSAAPWQASEQYRKNAPTEVRLPIARDARPGEIGESVYDVPVSFDPRHRKYDARIVVRPEPVLVRNDVGVKYADPFFQTVQEA from the coding sequence ATGAAAACTCTTGTACTCAACCTCAGTGGTCCACTGCAGTCGTGGGGGGTGGGATCACGGTTTAGTCGACGCTCGACGCAAACAGAGCCCAGCAAATCAGGCGTGCTTGGACTGCTGGCAGCAGCGCAAGGACGACCTCGTGAAGCATCTCTTGACGACTTGGCAGCACTTTCTTTGGCAGTGCGAGTCGACATGCCAGGTGAGCTAGTCGAAGACTTCCACACTGCACGCGCTCCGCGCTCCCAGAGCTCGAACCTTTCGTGGCGTCACTACCGGTCTGATGCCGCTTATGTGGCCACTGTTACGGGTAACGACGAGCTCGTAGCCGGCCTGTCAGATGCACTCAGAGAGCCCAAGTTTCCGCTCTATATGGGACGGCGTTCATGCCCCGCGCCTCTGAACCTGGTAGGCGGCCTTGTAGATAAGGGTGATGCCGAGGAGGTCTTACGTGACCTTTCCGCCGCTCCGTGGCAAGCCTCTGAGCAGTACCGCAAGAATGCTCCTACAGAGGTGCGATTGCCGATTGCTCGTGATGCTCGTCCAGGTGAAATCGGTGAGTCAGTCTACGACGTTCCAGTGAGTTTTGATCCGCGCCATCGCAAGTATGACGCGCGAATAGTGGTGCGACCGGAGCCAGTGCTCGTACGCAACGACGTAGGCGTGAAGTACGCAGATCCGTTTTTCCAGACAGTGCAGGAGGCGTGA
- the cas7e gene encoding type I-E CRISPR-associated protein Cas7/Cse4/CasC: protein MTTFIDFHALQTLPPSNINRGEDGAPKSAVFGGKRRQRISSQALKSAQRRDFKDLLDDSQLGIRTKQIAAEVADRVIKLNPDVSLEDAQKRAADAFKKAGLKLTVPKPSAKSDDEDSAPTAEQTGYLVFIGNHQLDRLADAIVKKNGEAFSKKEVVEIIDTEHAVDVSLFGRMLADDASLNVDAAVQTAHAIGVTEAQPDFDFFTAVDDVSEREEETGAGMMGTIEMMSSTFYRYSTLNIDQLVHNLGSVEATLRAVEAYARTFIQSLPTGYQNSFAAHTLPDVVSVAVRKRPVSYVNAFELAIKPDGDESTATKAGRAMAKEAQQVSHLYGYVPSHSWYIAPDATNESLNDLGESTNFEALIADISQTVAEVLNDRAGE from the coding sequence ATGACTACTTTTATCGACTTTCACGCACTTCAAACCCTTCCTCCTTCAAACATCAACCGAGGAGAAGACGGTGCACCCAAGAGCGCCGTTTTTGGTGGAAAACGGCGCCAAAGGATTTCTTCACAAGCATTGAAATCAGCACAACGGCGTGATTTCAAAGACTTGCTCGACGATTCACAGCTGGGCATCCGCACTAAGCAGATCGCCGCCGAGGTTGCAGACCGAGTTATTAAACTCAACCCAGATGTGAGTCTGGAAGACGCACAGAAACGGGCAGCCGACGCATTCAAGAAAGCAGGGTTGAAGCTAACGGTTCCCAAACCAAGCGCGAAGAGCGACGACGAAGACAGCGCTCCTACCGCCGAACAAACTGGTTACCTCGTATTCATCGGCAATCACCAGCTCGACCGCCTCGCAGATGCCATTGTGAAGAAAAATGGGGAAGCATTCAGCAAAAAAGAGGTTGTGGAAATCATTGACACAGAGCATGCCGTAGACGTGTCCTTGTTTGGCCGCATGCTCGCTGATGACGCTTCACTTAACGTTGATGCTGCTGTCCAGACAGCACACGCGATTGGGGTTACCGAAGCTCAGCCAGACTTCGACTTCTTTACTGCGGTCGATGATGTAAGTGAGCGAGAAGAAGAAACCGGCGCAGGCATGATGGGCACTATCGAAATGATGTCGTCAACGTTCTACCGTTATTCAACGTTGAATATTGACCAGCTCGTGCACAACCTCGGCTCCGTCGAGGCGACACTGCGCGCAGTGGAAGCGTACGCCCGCACCTTCATCCAATCTCTGCCAACTGGCTACCAGAATTCCTTTGCAGCACACACACTTCCTGACGTAGTGAGCGTAGCCGTACGGAAGCGTCCGGTCAGTTATGTCAACGCTTTCGAACTTGCAATCAAACCCGACGGAGACGAAAGCACCGCCACAAAGGCTGGTCGTGCAATGGCCAAAGAAGCACAGCAGGTCTCACACCTATACGGTTACGTGCCAAGCCACTCGTGGTACATCGCCCCTGACGCAACCAACGAAAGCTTGAACGACCTCGGCGAGTCAACGAACTTTGAAGCGCTCATCGCTGACATTTCGCAAACGGTTGCTGAGGTACTTAACGACCGCGCTGGTGAGTAA
- the casB gene encoding type I-E CRISPR-associated protein Cse2/CasB, with amino-acid sequence MRMQHQDKDDSLQSRVSEQIYKLQAQYLAGVPSARGALAELRKAVDEEPGINPHVWFMTMEAVPERWTGTSDKPNYSELAAFTALTLYAVHQRGKNTPMHVPGIPFAKATGQLVRQRTASMKRRFDAVLTATTFDAQRYHLRSLVGLLSTDGIGFDYGRFANDLVHLQRTDSRPGIQREWGRQFYQSYAFTPKNESK; translated from the coding sequence ATGAGAATGCAGCACCAAGATAAAGATGACTCATTGCAGTCACGTGTCAGCGAACAGATCTACAAGCTACAGGCGCAATACCTGGCAGGAGTCCCCAGCGCACGCGGTGCGCTTGCAGAACTTCGCAAAGCCGTAGACGAAGAACCGGGTATCAATCCACACGTCTGGTTTATGACTATGGAAGCTGTACCAGAGCGGTGGACCGGAACATCTGACAAACCCAACTACAGCGAACTGGCAGCTTTCACCGCGTTAACACTTTATGCCGTGCATCAACGTGGAAAGAACACTCCCATGCACGTGCCAGGAATACCGTTCGCAAAGGCCACGGGACAGCTTGTTCGTCAGCGGACGGCATCCATGAAGAGGCGGTTTGATGCCGTTCTCACAGCCACAACATTTGATGCTCAGCGCTATCACCTTCGCTCGCTCGTCGGCCTTCTCAGTACTGACGGCATCGGTTTCGATTATGGGCGATTCGCAAACGACCTCGTACACCTACAGCGCACAGACAGTCGGCCCGGTATACAGCGCGAATGGGGGCGACAGTTCTACCAGTCCTACGCTTTTACTCCAAAGAACGAATCTAAGTAA
- the casA gene encoding type I-E CRISPR-associated protein Cse1/CasA: MKPTFNLLDEPWIKVRTLHGDAEVVGLKELFKRWDKLATFDGETPTQNVAIFRLLMTICIQTIRQFDAWADLSEKELWEAVSDDAEMGDEVCAYLEEHRDRFWLISPVTPFFQVADLHTKKGEYKSAAELVPDAGPSLFSTQTRETANQLPLDLAARLLVHRQAYDFSGIKTGVEGDPRIKGGKGYPIGPGWAGNLGHTVLTGATLKDLLLLNLPVRAIFPDGTSAIAQDLAPWEREPDTAHPRTLADFTEPNGVVDILTWQQRRIRLFLSADGTTVNEVLIANGDRINPQNCFGEPYSAQRYSKAKSKKGVDVYFARDLDPDLTVWRGVQATLMSGGQQQNDKVAPAVEQLRGEVGAAIGEAYAGKLVGLWLVGMTYGAQQSSFADEISETLPIHLGLLTHDGQRLRQSALEAIDIVFKLRGNLRWFYRGLEHSLGGSSDHDFEAPLGAWMSRLEAEFTHWLSTLNLGFDAEEALKRWLEIVRTVTLETVRAAVEAAGPRAAIGVVITDENGNETLHNAARYELWIRARIRELTQVEKPLTQKNED, from the coding sequence ATGAAACCGACATTTAACCTGCTGGATGAGCCATGGATAAAAGTGAGAACCCTGCACGGAGACGCCGAGGTCGTGGGCCTCAAAGAATTATTTAAGAGGTGGGACAAGCTCGCGACGTTCGACGGAGAGACGCCGACTCAAAACGTCGCTATTTTCCGTCTTCTCATGACCATCTGTATTCAGACGATCCGGCAGTTCGACGCATGGGCAGACCTTTCCGAAAAAGAACTGTGGGAGGCGGTCTCCGACGACGCCGAAATGGGTGACGAAGTTTGCGCGTACCTAGAGGAACACCGAGACAGGTTCTGGCTGATTTCGCCAGTCACCCCGTTCTTCCAAGTGGCTGATCTCCACACGAAAAAGGGCGAGTACAAGTCAGCAGCAGAGCTCGTGCCCGACGCTGGTCCTTCTCTTTTTTCCACTCAAACACGCGAAACCGCCAACCAGCTCCCCCTTGATTTAGCAGCACGTTTGTTAGTGCACCGACAAGCTTATGACTTTTCTGGAATCAAGACAGGCGTCGAAGGCGACCCACGGATTAAGGGTGGAAAAGGTTACCCAATTGGCCCCGGATGGGCAGGGAATCTAGGTCATACCGTACTTACCGGAGCTACGCTCAAAGACCTTTTACTTCTCAACCTGCCAGTTAGGGCAATTTTCCCCGATGGCACATCCGCGATTGCGCAAGATTTAGCACCGTGGGAAAGAGAACCAGATACTGCACACCCGCGCACATTGGCGGACTTCACTGAGCCTAACGGGGTTGTAGATATTCTCACGTGGCAACAGCGTCGCATTCGCCTCTTTCTGTCGGCAGACGGCACCACAGTGAATGAGGTACTCATCGCAAATGGTGACCGTATTAATCCACAAAACTGCTTTGGTGAGCCCTACTCCGCCCAGCGTTACTCAAAAGCAAAGTCGAAAAAGGGCGTCGATGTCTACTTTGCGCGAGACCTGGACCCCGACTTAACAGTATGGCGAGGCGTACAAGCGACTTTGATGAGCGGTGGGCAACAGCAGAATGACAAAGTGGCGCCTGCGGTTGAACAGTTGAGAGGCGAGGTTGGAGCTGCGATAGGTGAGGCATATGCCGGCAAACTCGTGGGACTGTGGCTAGTGGGGATGACGTATGGCGCGCAACAGTCTTCGTTCGCAGATGAAATCTCAGAAACGCTTCCTATCCATCTGGGATTGCTCACACACGACGGACAGCGTCTGCGTCAAAGTGCTCTTGAAGCGATCGACATCGTTTTCAAACTTCGTGGCAATTTGCGGTGGTTCTACCGCGGTTTAGAGCACAGTTTAGGTGGCTCTTCTGACCACGACTTCGAAGCTCCTCTAGGGGCGTGGATGTCCCGACTAGAAGCTGAGTTCACGCACTGGCTTTCGACCCTCAACCTTGGTTTTGACGCCGAAGAAGCACTCAAACGATGGCTTGAAATTGTTAGAACAGTGACGCTTGAAACAGTCCGAGCCGCAGTTGAAGCAGCCGGACCTAGAGCAGCTATTGGAGTAGTTATTACCGATGAAAACGGTAACGAAACACTTCACAATGCCGCACGGTACGAACTGTGGATTCGCGCAAGAATCCGAGAGCTTACACAAGTTGAAAAACCTCTAACACAAAAGAATGAGGACTGA
- the cas3 gene encoding CRISPR-associated helicase Cas3': MILNIPETKQPEADVALSPTSPALLLWAKTFNSADPSFAHLRESLWLSVPQHLRDSADVGMTLSASWIPESVRERLCRKNRLTQKQLTSLIGFLTGTHDAGKATKTFTDQIADVPELEWLANQARRAMSHDSFTPFVNPAFKPPHSLASDAILRRELARIFPEAEYTAICTLTSAAGAHHGRPSELPMHDGPLGGERLTTVNQYLDRHGPVWAHAWSELVEDILERTQATSALAQVLNQGGLDITDQMLLAGLVSIADWIASNQELFELTESGRHTSDQSRASDALEQLALTPPWRAKRDAVPPFERRFGWPQGSHLRECQQVAVEAAMEQTGPALFIICDEMGRGKTEAALLAAEISAGHTGAGGTAFALPSQVTSNAMLPRITHWVESLDQESPHSLRLMHSNAHLSPEFESLIHRTRAISDGTDHDEVIAHQWFSGRKGLLSEFTVSTVDQVLMLALQSRYVALRHFGLAGKIVIIDEVHSYDHYTRSYLEKTLTWLAAHGTSVILLSATLASSVQSEFEKAYTEGVEQKKPTQGKRVKRKVELPQPTETFTFPSVSVTSQAGTKRMPVEAEKKSREVRLTTLEDSLEDLQSALSTRLRDGGVVGVVCNTVSRAQQAFSALRKEYGEDVVLLHSQLTIAERSSLERQLVNDLGKNGRRQPSDAQTQRPFRRLVVGTQVLEQSLDVDFDLLVSDFAPVDLLAQRAGRLHRHGRPAHDRPLTLREPEMLVRGLDRDGISSATVPEFESGAQKIYGQYLLLATAAVLRTHVNGSPWCIRHDLYPKIEAVYTHTPDIPEVWATRFEEAKKAYDHDKKEARVRAEKFQMPTPRKAGADLTQALGSASKLDADRDQRKAVASVRDIQPTLEAILLWENDGYIYPLPWLLDNETELVPLSETQLPPRKISRLLAESVVKIPHWLVPEWSIDPAIDELEAQGVAAWQDDFRLRGQLLLRVGHDFSGQLLGRNFFYLPATGFVQPDHVNEFDFVTRAPEGDFYDEHLDYPYDCGGDLS, translated from the coding sequence ATGATTCTAAACATCCCGGAAACGAAGCAACCGGAGGCAGATGTGGCACTATCCCCTACGAGTCCAGCGCTTTTGCTTTGGGCTAAGACCTTCAATAGTGCTGACCCGTCATTCGCACACCTGCGCGAGTCTCTTTGGCTTTCGGTTCCACAGCATTTGCGTGACAGCGCAGATGTAGGTATGACCCTTTCTGCTTCTTGGATTCCGGAGTCAGTACGTGAGCGCCTTTGCCGGAAAAACCGACTCACTCAAAAACAACTTACGTCCCTGATCGGATTTCTCACGGGAACGCATGATGCCGGTAAAGCGACAAAAACGTTTACGGATCAAATTGCGGACGTCCCCGAACTGGAGTGGTTGGCGAATCAAGCTCGGCGCGCTATGTCACACGACAGTTTCACCCCTTTTGTGAACCCTGCCTTTAAACCGCCACACAGTTTGGCCTCTGACGCCATTCTCAGACGAGAGCTCGCCCGCATATTCCCTGAGGCTGAGTACACAGCGATCTGCACTCTCACCTCGGCGGCTGGCGCTCATCATGGCCGCCCCAGCGAACTACCCATGCATGACGGCCCATTAGGTGGTGAACGTCTAACTACCGTTAACCAGTACCTTGACCGTCATGGCCCCGTATGGGCACACGCATGGAGCGAACTCGTCGAGGACATCCTCGAACGCACACAGGCAACTTCGGCGCTTGCACAGGTTCTGAACCAAGGCGGTCTAGACATCACCGACCAGATGCTTTTGGCCGGGCTCGTAAGCATTGCAGACTGGATCGCGTCGAACCAAGAACTGTTCGAACTTACCGAAAGTGGGCGCCACACATCCGACCAGTCACGCGCAAGCGATGCTTTGGAACAGCTTGCTCTTACACCTCCGTGGAGAGCAAAACGCGACGCCGTGCCACCATTTGAACGACGGTTTGGGTGGCCCCAAGGCTCTCATCTGCGTGAGTGTCAGCAGGTCGCAGTTGAAGCAGCTATGGAACAAACGGGACCCGCGCTATTCATCATTTGCGACGAAATGGGGCGAGGGAAGACTGAGGCCGCGCTACTCGCAGCCGAAATTTCAGCGGGGCATACGGGCGCAGGTGGAACTGCCTTCGCTTTGCCTAGCCAAGTGACCTCAAATGCAATGTTGCCCCGCATTACTCACTGGGTGGAGTCGCTGGATCAAGAGTCACCACATTCTCTTCGCCTCATGCACTCAAACGCGCATTTGAGTCCTGAGTTTGAGTCGCTCATCCATCGCACACGTGCGATTAGTGACGGGACCGACCATGATGAAGTGATTGCCCATCAATGGTTCAGCGGGCGTAAAGGGCTACTTTCTGAATTTACTGTTTCGACGGTAGATCAAGTCCTCATGCTGGCGCTCCAAAGCAGGTACGTCGCGCTCAGGCATTTTGGACTTGCGGGGAAAATCGTCATCATTGACGAGGTTCACTCGTATGACCACTACACCCGCTCGTACCTGGAGAAAACCCTCACATGGCTCGCAGCTCACGGAACCAGCGTCATCTTGTTGTCTGCGACCCTCGCGTCGTCGGTTCAGTCTGAATTTGAGAAAGCTTATACGGAGGGAGTCGAGCAGAAAAAGCCCACGCAGGGCAAGCGGGTGAAACGAAAGGTTGAACTGCCCCAACCGACTGAAACGTTCACTTTCCCATCAGTTTCCGTCACCTCACAGGCTGGCACAAAACGTATGCCCGTCGAGGCTGAAAAGAAGTCCAGAGAGGTACGCCTGACGACTCTTGAAGACTCATTGGAGGATTTGCAGTCCGCGCTTTCCACCCGGCTAAGGGACGGAGGGGTTGTGGGAGTTGTATGCAACACCGTCTCTAGGGCACAACAAGCGTTCTCTGCGCTCAGGAAGGAATACGGCGAAGATGTCGTATTGCTTCATTCGCAACTTACCATCGCCGAAAGATCGAGCCTTGAACGCCAACTTGTAAACGACCTCGGTAAAAATGGGCGCAGGCAACCTTCTGACGCACAAACTCAACGGCCTTTCCGGCGCCTTGTGGTTGGCACACAGGTGTTAGAGCAGTCTCTTGACGTCGACTTCGACCTGCTAGTTTCAGACTTCGCGCCGGTTGACCTGTTGGCCCAACGTGCTGGACGACTCCATCGTCATGGGAGACCTGCGCACGACCGGCCCCTGACCTTGCGAGAACCCGAAATGCTAGTGCGAGGACTCGACCGCGATGGAATTTCGTCTGCCACCGTTCCAGAATTCGAATCAGGTGCACAGAAAATTTATGGGCAGTACTTGCTCCTCGCCACAGCTGCTGTTCTGCGTACTCACGTTAACGGTTCCCCTTGGTGCATTAGGCACGACCTTTATCCGAAAATTGAAGCCGTCTATACGCATACACCAGACATTCCAGAAGTGTGGGCCACTCGTTTTGAAGAGGCCAAGAAAGCCTACGACCACGATAAGAAGGAAGCACGAGTACGCGCGGAAAAGTTTCAGATGCCGACTCCGCGGAAAGCTGGAGCTGATCTGACACAAGCGCTTGGCTCTGCTAGCAAGCTCGATGCTGATCGAGATCAACGTAAAGCCGTCGCAAGTGTGCGCGATATCCAGCCTACGCTGGAAGCAATCCTGCTTTGGGAAAACGACGGATACATTTACCCGTTGCCATGGCTACTCGACAACGAAACAGAACTGGTGCCACTAAGCGAAACCCAACTGCCACCTCGGAAAATTTCCCGTCTGCTCGCCGAATCAGTAGTCAAGATTCCGCACTGGCTAGTGCCCGAGTGGTCTATTGATCCTGCGATTGACGAATTAGAGGCACAAGGCGTTGCCGCGTGGCAAGACGATTTTCGTCTGAGAGGCCAGCTATTGCTGCGCGTCGGACATGATTTCAGCGGACAACTCTTGGGCCGAAACTTCTTTTATCTACCTGCTACTGGATTCGTCCAACCTGATCACGTTAATGAGTTTGATTTTGTAACGCGAGCACCCGAAGGAGATTTCTATGACGAACACCTCGACTATCCCTACGACTGCGGAGGCGATCTTTCATGA